A DNA window from Takifugu flavidus isolate HTHZ2018 chromosome 15, ASM371156v2, whole genome shotgun sequence contains the following coding sequences:
- the exosc4 gene encoding exosome complex component RRP41, which translates to MAGLELLSDQGYRIDGRKATELRKIQARMGVFAQADGSAYLEQGNTKVLAVVYGPHEMRGSRSRTRHDRAVINCQYSMATFSTAERKRRPHGDRKSTEMSLHLKQTFEAAVMTQLFPRSQIDIYVKILQSDGGNYSVCVNAATLAVIDAGIPMRDYVCACTVGFVDETPLADLCYAEEGGGVSSLGLALLPRSSQIALVQMDARLHQDNLDALMEAAMTACKGVSKVLDEVVRQHLQEASMLARD; encoded by the exons ATGGCGGGTCTGGAGCTACTATCTGACCAGGGTTACCGCATAGATGGAAGAAAAGCTACGGAGCTGCGCAAAATCCAGGCCCGCATGGGAGTGTTCGCCCAGGCTGACGGGTCTGCGTATTTAGAGCAGGGGAACACGAAGGTTCTGGCCGTCGTTTACGGCCCCCATGAA ATGCGGGGCTCTCGCAGCCGAACTCGGCATGATCGAGCTGTTATCAACTGCCAGTACAGCATGGCCACCTTCAGCACAgccgagaggaagaggagacctCACGGGGACCGCAAGTCTACAGAGATGAGCCTCCATCTGAAACAGACTTTTGAAGCTGCTGTCATGACCCAGCTGTTTCCACGCTCTCAGATCGACATCTATGTCAAG ATTCTGCAGTCAGATGGAGGCaactacagtgtgtgtgtaaatgctgcCACTCTAGCGGTGATAGATGCCGGCATCCCCATGAGAGACTACGTCTGCGCCTGCACTGTCGGATTTGTGGACGAGACGCCTCTCGCTGACCTTTGCTATGCAGAAGAGGGCGGAGGAGTGAGTTCTCTTGGGCTAGCATTGTTGCCCAGAAGCAGTCAAATTGCTCTGGTCCAGATGGATGCCAGACTACATCAGGACAACTTGGATGCTCTGATGGAAGCTGCCATGACAGCATGTAAAGGTGTTAGTAAGGTGCTGGATGAAGTGGTGAGACAACACCTCCAGGAAGCTTCTATGCTCGCCAGAGATTAA
- the gpaa1 gene encoding glycosylphosphatidylinositol anchor attachment 1 protein, protein MGLLSDPNRRRALISLLVRLNTPISVVCYLAGVAWFMGLAFEPFTLRTYMSENAMGSTMVEERFPAGERALASGKEFSAHKKKVGGMPVDWLVKTMQDRGLEVFTQRFSRTLPFPDENKERYMVKGTNVYGILRAPRAPRTEALVLSAPCSPGDQNNQAVGLLLGLAQYFRSQIFWAKDIIFLVNEHDLIGMQAWLEGYHHTNTTGMDWSPLQGRGGSIQAALTLELSTDVITSMDLVLEGLNGQLPNLDLANLFYAFCQKIGILCTIQGKLQRNDWDSVSGYSHSIQTLMMMVMKQASGRPWGDHGLFLRYHIEAATVKGVNSFRQYKTDATTIGRLLEGMYRKLNNLLERLHQSYFFYLLPSLSHFVSIGYYMPAFGLLTVILLLRALDLWVQLSAPPTTTEDGVTDAEPVSSPGVLSVLTPLVISHLTGAALYALPTRFQEIAVEHFPVSETEAVVLTAIAVYTAGLALPHNTHRLLTGEGTEQGWRVLKLVAVLYLAVLLGCTALINFSLGFILALTLVPAAVLVTPHRPKVLTAFTLVILSPACTLLFSVFFFQELQEMPVTFQEGWLLYLSVISQGILDHFLYGSLVFPLIALLVYPCWLLFWNILFWK, encoded by the exons ATGGGGCTCCTGTCTGACCCAAACAGAAGAAGGGCTCTGATCAGCCTTCTGGTTCGCCTAAATACCCCCATCTC TGTTGTCTGCTACTTAGCGGGTGTAGCCTGGTTCATGGGGTTAGCTTTTGAGCCGTTCACCCTGCGGACGTACATGTCAGAGAACGCCATGGGTTCCACCATGGTGGAGGAGCGCTTCCCTGCAGGGGAGAGGGCTCTGGCCTCGGGCAAAGAGTTTTCAGCTCATAAGAAGAAAGTAGG TGGGATGCCAGTGGATTGGTTGGTAAAAACCATGCAGGATCGAGGCTTGGAGGTCTTCACCCAGAGATTTTCTCGCACACTGCCGTTCCctgatgaaaacaaagaaagataT ATGGTTAAGGGGACAAACGTATATGGCATTCTTCGGGCCCCCAGAGCTCCAAGGACTGAAGCTCTGGTGCTGAGCGCCCCCTGTAGTCCGGGAGACCAAAACAACCAAGCGGTGGGGCTGCTCCTGGGCTTGGCGCAGTACTTCAGGA GCCAGATTTTCTGGGCTAAAGACATCATCTTCCTTGTTAATGAGCACGATCTGATTGGAATGCAGGCTTGGCTGGAAGGCTATCACCACACCAACACGACAG ggATGGACTGGTCTCCCCTTCAAGGCCGTGGCGGCTCCATCCAGGCGGCATTAACTCTGGAGCTTAGCACTGATGTCATTACAAGCATGGATCTGGTTCTGGAAGGCCTCAACGGACAGCTCCCAAATCTGGATTTAGCCAACCTGTTCTATGCTTTCTGCCAAAAGATTGGAATCCTGTGCACCATCCAGGGGAAG ctgcagaggaacgaCTGGGACAGCGTGTCAGGATACAGCCATTCCATCCAGactctgatgatgatggtgatgaagcaAGCCAGCGGGCGCCCGTGGGGAGATCACGGCCTTTTCCTTCGATATCACATCGAGGCGGCCACCGTCAAGGGCGTCAACAGCTTCCGCCAGTACAAGACTGACGCCACCACCATCGGCAG GCTGCTGGAGGGAATGTATCGTAAACTGAATAACCTCCTGGAGCGCCTGCACCAGTCCTACTTCTTTTACCTCTTGCCATCCCTCTCTCACTTCGTCTCCATCGGGTATTACATGCCGGCCTTCGGCCTCCTCACCGTCATCCTGCTGCTTCGT GCCTTAGATCTGTGGGTTCAACTTtcagctcctcccaccacaACAGAAGACGGCGTCACAGACGCTGAGCCG gtgtccagccctGGCGTGTTGTCGGTGTTGACCCCTCTGGTCATCAGCCACCTGACCGGAGCGGCGCTCTACGCCCTGCCGACTCGCTTCCAGGAGATCGCCGTGGAGCACTTCCCCGTGTCTGAGACCGAGGCCGTGGTGCTGACGGCCATCGCCGTTTACACCGCGGGCCTGGCTTtgccccacaacacacaccg GCTCCTGACAGGAGAGGGGACGGAGCAGGGCTGGAGAGTCCTGAAGCTGGTGGCTGTGCTGTACCTGGCTGTGCTGCTGGGCTGCACCGCCCTCATCAACTTCTCCCTGGGCTTCATCCTGGCTCTCACCCTGGTGCCGGCGGCCGTCCTCGTCACACCACACCGCCCTAA GGTCCTGACAGCCTTCACCTTAGTCATCCTCAGCCCAGCCTGCACactcctcttttctgtctttttcttccaAGAACTGCAGGAAATGCCAGTCACTTTCCAGGAAGGCTGGTTGCTCTACCTGTCGGTCATCTCACAGGGGATCCTGGACCACTTCCTGTACGGATCTTTGGTTTTCCCACTGATCGCCCTGCTGGTCTATCCCTGCTGGCTGCTTTTTTGGAATATCCTCTTCTGGAAATAG
- the LOC130539507 gene encoding ranBP-type and C3HC4-type zinc finger-containing protein 1-like isoform X4, with product MALSSGGWAPPATVPGSSQQAACGGPIPTACCSTVLMSVRVSVCHSGIRPLCLPGAGSEALRLQLSMDPSRAGEFRLALRDMSGNRSVFIAEFDLRSVQYEVKSPRCHEMRLTAPPHDSISFNFRCDREAEEWATVVMSSLREAHRVANINTCEPDGKASHTPATGAATAGTATEAWTPLSLPRTEELCLELSRAIEAGDTQAASQHASALARHKAALSVQLSEKNYTDGEINLSVVVEDVSSSACVTVKVFPYMTVAALKQQVFFEYGFHPRVQRWVIGQCLCTEPRSLASYGVQKDGDTAYLYLISARQARITRQLFQQDLEGALLAPPIPPGNGPASQEWRGYSTLPSRLNHSSQGSTAGGSDRQSDVKDLLNMENLHLSDHSIKGSKTQTEWACPSCTFINKPSRPGCEICATARPDTQVQQERGRREDRGERALSSS from the exons ATGGCTCTCAGCTCCGGCGGCTGGGCTCCCCCAGCCACGGTCCCAGGATCGTCCCAACAGGCTGCTTGCGGCGGGCCCATACCAACGGCTTGCTGCAGTACCGTTTTAATGTCAGTCCGGGTTTCGGTGTGCCATTCCGGAATCCGACCCCTGTGTCTCCCCGGAGCGGGCAGCGAGGCGCTGCGCCTTCAGCTTAGCATGGACCCGAGCCGGGCCGGAGAGTTCCGACTGGCCCTGCGAGACATGAGCGGAAACCGCAGTGTG TTCATCGCAGAGTTTGACCTCCGCTCGGTGCAGTACGAGGTGAAATCGCCTCGCTGCCACGAGATGCGTCTCACCGCCCCACCTCACGACTCCATCTCCTTCAACTTCCGCTGCGACCGTGAAGCCGAGGAGTGGGCCACGGTGGTCATGTCGTCTCTTAGAGAGGCTCACAGAG TTGCAAATATTAACACGTGTGAACCAGACGGCAAAGCCAGCCACACACCAGCGACCGGCGCTGCGACAGCGGGCACAGCCACGGAGGCGTGGacccctctctcgctcccgcGCACCG AGGAGCTGTGTTTGGAACTCTCCCGGGCTATCGAAGCCGGCGACACTCAGGCCGCCTCGCAGCACGCGTCCGCGCTGGCTCGGCACAAAGCCGCGTTGAGCGTCCAGCTGTCTGAAAAGAACTACACAGACGGAGAGATCAA TTTATCTGTCGTGGTGGAAGACGTCTCCTCGTCCGCCTGCGTCACGGTTAAAGTTTTCCCCTACATGACCGTGGCGGCTCTCAAACAGCAG GTTTTCTTCGAGTACGGTTTCCATCCTCGCGTCCAGCGCTGGGTGATCGGTCAGTGTTTGTGCACCGAGCCGAGGTCGCTGGCCTCCTACGGGGTGCAGAAGGATGGCGACACGGCGTACCTGTACCTGATCTCTGCCAGACAAGCCCGCATCACCCGCCAGCTGTTCCAGCAGGACCTCGAAGGTGCCCTCCTGGCCCCGCCCATTCCCCCAGGCAATGGCCCCGCCTCCCAAGAATGGAGAGGTTACAGCACTTTGCCCTCGAGGTTAAACCACAGCAGCCAGG gtaGCACAGCGGGAGGAAGTGACAGACAAAGTGATGTCAAAGATCTGCTCAATATGGAGAATCTTCACCTGAGCGATCACAGCATCAAAGGAAGTAAAACGCAG ACAGAGTGGGCCTGTCCTTCGTGTACTTTCATCAACAAGCCTTCTCGTCCAGGCTGTGAAATCTGTGCGACAGCCAGACCCGACACGCAGGTCCAGCAG GAGCGCGGGCGGAGGGAGGACCGGGGGGAGCGcgctctgagcagcagctga
- the LOC130539507 gene encoding ranBP-type and C3HC4-type zinc finger-containing protein 1-like isoform X1 gives MALSSGGWAPPATVPGSSQQAACGGPIPTACCSTVLMSVRVSVCHSGIRPLCLPGAGSEALRLQLSMDPSRAGEFRLALRDMSGNRSVFIAEFDLRSVQYEVKSPRCHEMRLTAPPHDSISFNFRCDREAEEWATVVMSSLREAHRVANINTCEPDGKASHTPATGAATAGTATEAWTPLSLPRTEELCLELSRAIEAGDTQAASQHASALARHKAALSVQLSEKNYTDGEINLSVVVEDVSSSACVTVKVFPYMTVAALKQQVFFEYGFHPRVQRWVIGQCLCTEPRSLASYGVQKDGDTAYLYLISARQARITRQLFQQDLEGALLAPPIPPGNGPASQEWRGYSTLPSRLNHSSQGAFTICSTAGGSDRQSDVKDLLNMENLHLSDHSIKGSKTQQTEWACPSCTFINKPSRPGCEICATARPDTQVQQERGRREDRGERALSSS, from the exons ATGGCTCTCAGCTCCGGCGGCTGGGCTCCCCCAGCCACGGTCCCAGGATCGTCCCAACAGGCTGCTTGCGGCGGGCCCATACCAACGGCTTGCTGCAGTACCGTTTTAATGTCAGTCCGGGTTTCGGTGTGCCATTCCGGAATCCGACCCCTGTGTCTCCCCGGAGCGGGCAGCGAGGCGCTGCGCCTTCAGCTTAGCATGGACCCGAGCCGGGCCGGAGAGTTCCGACTGGCCCTGCGAGACATGAGCGGAAACCGCAGTGTG TTCATCGCAGAGTTTGACCTCCGCTCGGTGCAGTACGAGGTGAAATCGCCTCGCTGCCACGAGATGCGTCTCACCGCCCCACCTCACGACTCCATCTCCTTCAACTTCCGCTGCGACCGTGAAGCCGAGGAGTGGGCCACGGTGGTCATGTCGTCTCTTAGAGAGGCTCACAGAG TTGCAAATATTAACACGTGTGAACCAGACGGCAAAGCCAGCCACACACCAGCGACCGGCGCTGCGACAGCGGGCACAGCCACGGAGGCGTGGacccctctctcgctcccgcGCACCG AGGAGCTGTGTTTGGAACTCTCCCGGGCTATCGAAGCCGGCGACACTCAGGCCGCCTCGCAGCACGCGTCCGCGCTGGCTCGGCACAAAGCCGCGTTGAGCGTCCAGCTGTCTGAAAAGAACTACACAGACGGAGAGATCAA TTTATCTGTCGTGGTGGAAGACGTCTCCTCGTCCGCCTGCGTCACGGTTAAAGTTTTCCCCTACATGACCGTGGCGGCTCTCAAACAGCAG GTTTTCTTCGAGTACGGTTTCCATCCTCGCGTCCAGCGCTGGGTGATCGGTCAGTGTTTGTGCACCGAGCCGAGGTCGCTGGCCTCCTACGGGGTGCAGAAGGATGGCGACACGGCGTACCTGTACCTGATCTCTGCCAGACAAGCCCGCATCACCCGCCAGCTGTTCCAGCAGGACCTCGAAGGTGCCCTCCTGGCCCCGCCCATTCCCCCAGGCAATGGCCCCGCCTCCCAAGAATGGAGAGGTTACAGCACTTTGCCCTCGAGGTTAAACCACAGCAGCCAGGGTGCGTTCACCATAT gtaGCACAGCGGGAGGAAGTGACAGACAAAGTGATGTCAAAGATCTGCTCAATATGGAGAATCTTCACCTGAGCGATCACAGCATCAAAGGAAGTAAAACGCAG CAGACAGAGTGGGCCTGTCCTTCGTGTACTTTCATCAACAAGCCTTCTCGTCCAGGCTGTGAAATCTGTGCGACAGCCAGACCCGACACGCAGGTCCAGCAG GAGCGCGGGCGGAGGGAGGACCGGGGGGAGCGcgctctgagcagcagctga
- the LOC130539507 gene encoding ranBP-type and C3HC4-type zinc finger-containing protein 1-like isoform X3, with translation MALSSGGWAPPATVPGSSQQAACGGPIPTACCSTVLMSVRVSVCHSGIRPLCLPGAGSEALRLQLSMDPSRAGEFRLALRDMSGNRSVFIAEFDLRSVQYEVKSPRCHEMRLTAPPHDSISFNFRCDREAEEWATVVMSSLREAHRVANINTCEPDGKASHTPATGAATAGTATEAWTPLSLPRTEELCLELSRAIEAGDTQAASQHASALARHKAALSVQLSEKNYTDGEINLSVVVEDVSSSACVTVKVFPYMTVAALKQQVFFEYGFHPRVQRWVIGQCLCTEPRSLASYGVQKDGDTAYLYLISARQARITRQLFQQDLEGALLAPPIPPGNGPASQEWRGYSTLPSRLNHSSQGSTAGGSDRQSDVKDLLNMENLHLSDHSIKGSKTQQTEWACPSCTFINKPSRPGCEICATARPDTQVQQERGRREDRGERALSSS, from the exons ATGGCTCTCAGCTCCGGCGGCTGGGCTCCCCCAGCCACGGTCCCAGGATCGTCCCAACAGGCTGCTTGCGGCGGGCCCATACCAACGGCTTGCTGCAGTACCGTTTTAATGTCAGTCCGGGTTTCGGTGTGCCATTCCGGAATCCGACCCCTGTGTCTCCCCGGAGCGGGCAGCGAGGCGCTGCGCCTTCAGCTTAGCATGGACCCGAGCCGGGCCGGAGAGTTCCGACTGGCCCTGCGAGACATGAGCGGAAACCGCAGTGTG TTCATCGCAGAGTTTGACCTCCGCTCGGTGCAGTACGAGGTGAAATCGCCTCGCTGCCACGAGATGCGTCTCACCGCCCCACCTCACGACTCCATCTCCTTCAACTTCCGCTGCGACCGTGAAGCCGAGGAGTGGGCCACGGTGGTCATGTCGTCTCTTAGAGAGGCTCACAGAG TTGCAAATATTAACACGTGTGAACCAGACGGCAAAGCCAGCCACACACCAGCGACCGGCGCTGCGACAGCGGGCACAGCCACGGAGGCGTGGacccctctctcgctcccgcGCACCG AGGAGCTGTGTTTGGAACTCTCCCGGGCTATCGAAGCCGGCGACACTCAGGCCGCCTCGCAGCACGCGTCCGCGCTGGCTCGGCACAAAGCCGCGTTGAGCGTCCAGCTGTCTGAAAAGAACTACACAGACGGAGAGATCAA TTTATCTGTCGTGGTGGAAGACGTCTCCTCGTCCGCCTGCGTCACGGTTAAAGTTTTCCCCTACATGACCGTGGCGGCTCTCAAACAGCAG GTTTTCTTCGAGTACGGTTTCCATCCTCGCGTCCAGCGCTGGGTGATCGGTCAGTGTTTGTGCACCGAGCCGAGGTCGCTGGCCTCCTACGGGGTGCAGAAGGATGGCGACACGGCGTACCTGTACCTGATCTCTGCCAGACAAGCCCGCATCACCCGCCAGCTGTTCCAGCAGGACCTCGAAGGTGCCCTCCTGGCCCCGCCCATTCCCCCAGGCAATGGCCCCGCCTCCCAAGAATGGAGAGGTTACAGCACTTTGCCCTCGAGGTTAAACCACAGCAGCCAGG gtaGCACAGCGGGAGGAAGTGACAGACAAAGTGATGTCAAAGATCTGCTCAATATGGAGAATCTTCACCTGAGCGATCACAGCATCAAAGGAAGTAAAACGCAG CAGACAGAGTGGGCCTGTCCTTCGTGTACTTTCATCAACAAGCCTTCTCGTCCAGGCTGTGAAATCTGTGCGACAGCCAGACCCGACACGCAGGTCCAGCAG GAGCGCGGGCGGAGGGAGGACCGGGGGGAGCGcgctctgagcagcagctga
- the LOC130539507 gene encoding ranBP-type and C3HC4-type zinc finger-containing protein 1-like isoform X2, producing the protein MALSSGGWAPPATVPGSSQQAACGGPIPTACCSTVLMSVRVSVCHSGIRPLCLPGAGSEALRLQLSMDPSRAGEFRLALRDMSGNRSVFIAEFDLRSVQYEVKSPRCHEMRLTAPPHDSISFNFRCDREAEEWATVVMSSLREAHRVANINTCEPDGKASHTPATGAATAGTATEAWTPLSLPRTEELCLELSRAIEAGDTQAASQHASALARHKAALSVQLSEKNYTDGEINLSVVVEDVSSSACVTVKVFPYMTVAALKQQVFFEYGFHPRVQRWVIGQCLCTEPRSLASYGVQKDGDTAYLYLISARQARITRQLFQQDLEGALLAPPIPPGNGPASQEWRGYSTLPSRLNHSSQGAFTICSTAGGSDRQSDVKDLLNMENLHLSDHSIKGSKTQTEWACPSCTFINKPSRPGCEICATARPDTQVQQERGRREDRGERALSSS; encoded by the exons ATGGCTCTCAGCTCCGGCGGCTGGGCTCCCCCAGCCACGGTCCCAGGATCGTCCCAACAGGCTGCTTGCGGCGGGCCCATACCAACGGCTTGCTGCAGTACCGTTTTAATGTCAGTCCGGGTTTCGGTGTGCCATTCCGGAATCCGACCCCTGTGTCTCCCCGGAGCGGGCAGCGAGGCGCTGCGCCTTCAGCTTAGCATGGACCCGAGCCGGGCCGGAGAGTTCCGACTGGCCCTGCGAGACATGAGCGGAAACCGCAGTGTG TTCATCGCAGAGTTTGACCTCCGCTCGGTGCAGTACGAGGTGAAATCGCCTCGCTGCCACGAGATGCGTCTCACCGCCCCACCTCACGACTCCATCTCCTTCAACTTCCGCTGCGACCGTGAAGCCGAGGAGTGGGCCACGGTGGTCATGTCGTCTCTTAGAGAGGCTCACAGAG TTGCAAATATTAACACGTGTGAACCAGACGGCAAAGCCAGCCACACACCAGCGACCGGCGCTGCGACAGCGGGCACAGCCACGGAGGCGTGGacccctctctcgctcccgcGCACCG AGGAGCTGTGTTTGGAACTCTCCCGGGCTATCGAAGCCGGCGACACTCAGGCCGCCTCGCAGCACGCGTCCGCGCTGGCTCGGCACAAAGCCGCGTTGAGCGTCCAGCTGTCTGAAAAGAACTACACAGACGGAGAGATCAA TTTATCTGTCGTGGTGGAAGACGTCTCCTCGTCCGCCTGCGTCACGGTTAAAGTTTTCCCCTACATGACCGTGGCGGCTCTCAAACAGCAG GTTTTCTTCGAGTACGGTTTCCATCCTCGCGTCCAGCGCTGGGTGATCGGTCAGTGTTTGTGCACCGAGCCGAGGTCGCTGGCCTCCTACGGGGTGCAGAAGGATGGCGACACGGCGTACCTGTACCTGATCTCTGCCAGACAAGCCCGCATCACCCGCCAGCTGTTCCAGCAGGACCTCGAAGGTGCCCTCCTGGCCCCGCCCATTCCCCCAGGCAATGGCCCCGCCTCCCAAGAATGGAGAGGTTACAGCACTTTGCCCTCGAGGTTAAACCACAGCAGCCAGGGTGCGTTCACCATAT gtaGCACAGCGGGAGGAAGTGACAGACAAAGTGATGTCAAAGATCTGCTCAATATGGAGAATCTTCACCTGAGCGATCACAGCATCAAAGGAAGTAAAACGCAG ACAGAGTGGGCCTGTCCTTCGTGTACTTTCATCAACAAGCCTTCTCGTCCAGGCTGTGAAATCTGTGCGACAGCCAGACCCGACACGCAGGTCCAGCAG GAGCGCGGGCGGAGGGAGGACCGGGGGGAGCGcgctctgagcagcagctga